One stretch of Orcinus orca chromosome 15, mOrcOrc1.1, whole genome shotgun sequence DNA includes these proteins:
- the LOC101286711 gene encoding 60S acidic ribosomal protein P1-like isoform X2 — MASVLELACIYLALILHDDEVTVTALANVNIGILMRNVRTGGPAPAADAALAGGPAPSIPAAPAEEKKADVKKEESEESYDGMCFGLFE, encoded by the exons ATGGCCTCCGTCTTGGAGCTGGCGTGCATCTACTTGGCCCTCATCCTGCACGACGATGAGGTGACAGTCAC GGCTTTGGCCAATGTCAACATCGGGATCCTCATGCGCAATGTGCGGACTGGTGGACCTGCCCCAGCAGCTGATGCTGCCCTAGCAGGGGGTCCTGCCCCCTCCATCCCTGCTGCCCCAGCTGAGGAGAAGAAAGCAGatgtaaagaaagaagaatctgaAGAGTCTTATGATGGCATGTGCTTTGGTCTTTTTGAGTAA
- the LOC101286711 gene encoding 60S acidic ribosomal protein P1-like isoform X1 has product MASVLELACIYLALILHDDEVTVTEDKINALIKAAGANVEHLWPGLFAKALANVNIGILMRNVRTGGPAPAADAALAGGPAPSIPAAPAEEKKADVKKEESEESYDGMCFGLFE; this is encoded by the coding sequence ATGGCCTCCGTCTTGGAGCTGGCGTGCATCTACTTGGCCCTCATCCTGCACGACGATGAGGTGACAGTCACAGAGGATAAGATAAATGCCCTCATTAAAGCAGCCGGTGCAAATGTTGAACATCTCTGGCCAGGCTTGTTTGCAAAGGCTTTGGCCAATGTCAACATCGGGATCCTCATGCGCAATGTGCGGACTGGTGGACCTGCCCCAGCAGCTGATGCTGCCCTAGCAGGGGGTCCTGCCCCCTCCATCCCTGCTGCCCCAGCTGAGGAGAAGAAAGCAGatgtaaagaaagaagaatctgaAGAGTCTTATGATGGCATGTGCTTTGGTCTTTTTGAGTAA